The genomic DNA gaaagatggaggctgcagtgtgctgtgatcatgccactgcactctagcctgggcgacagagtgagaccctgtatcaaaaaatcagtcaatcaattggccaggcgcagtggccagcactttgggaggccgaggcaggaggatcacttgaggtcaggaattctagaccagcctggccaacatggcgaaaacccctctctactaaaaatacaaaaattagctgggcgtggttgcgttatgtctgtaatctcagctacttgggaggctgaggtgggagaatcacttgaacctagaaggcagaggttgcagtgagtcgagatcatgccactgcactctgccctgGACaaagagcgagactacatcttaaaaaaaaaaaaaaaatcaatcattgaGGAAAAACCCAACCAACAAAAAAGATTTGTGTCACTCCTTCAGTAATTTCAGCAGTACTATGAAACAATACCTCTGCATTCCTGTTCTTCATTCTCTCCGCCAATTCATTTTCAAGAGTATCGATGATTTGTTGGTTATTACTATTCTGTCTATTGATATCCTGTATGAACTGGGCCTTATGCCTCGCTTCCATGGGACTAGTGACTAGTTTTTCAAATAGGAAACCACGAAGCTCTATTAGGCTGTCAATAAAATTCTGGGCTTCTGCACTTCTACTCTGCGTCTGCATCTGCAGGAGCCTAGCAGCCTGTGGGTTGCTGAGCAAGAGTCTCAGGACATTCTTGGTGGAGTCTTTGATCTGCTGCGTAAGTGGTGAGAGGCTGGATTTCTGCAGCTCTATGGAAAGGAGGCGGTCTCTGAGCcacccttcctcctcagcctcttcctgctcctgcaattgcctttctttctccttcaggcACCTGACGTTTTCCAGGAGGACCTGGCAGAGATCCTCGTGCTCTCTCACTGCCCTCATGATGTCCTCCCCCAGCACcccctccacatcctctctgttGGATGCCACATATGACAGCAGGGTCACCAGCTCCACCTTGTTGATCGCCTCATCCAGGATGGACATGATCCTTTTGGCCTCAATGGTGGTGAGTTTGGTCCTAGAGGGAACCAAGGGTTTTAGTGGGTCAGCTGGCCTTTTAGATGGGTCTGTCTTTGGCCCTATTCTGGTGATGGCAGGGGCCTGATACAAAGGGGCCATGGCAAGAATGTCTAAAGCCATCTTGTGAGCAGCCCTCTGTGCCTCTGTA from Papio anubis isolate 15944 chromosome 9, Panubis1.0, whole genome shotgun sequence includes the following:
- the IQCD gene encoding dynein regulatory complex protein 10 isoform X2, which codes for MALDILAMAPLYQAPAITRIGPKTDPSKRPADPLKPLVPSRTKLTTIEAKRIMSILDEAINKVELVTLLSYVASNREDVEGVLGEDIMRAVREHEDLCQVLLENVRCLKEKERQLQEQEEAEEEGWLRDRLLSIELQKSSLSPLTQQIKDSTKNVLRLLLSNPQAARLLQMQTQSRSAEAQNFIDSLIELRGFLFEKLVTSPMEARHKAQFIQDINRQNSNNQQIIDTLENELAERMKNRNAEVEKENFVIQELKNHLHQVLKFSENSLLRTKQEAEKQQKADFRASQARVAKIQQEILQLQSQFYNLVMENREAEQALRKEELEDLEAVHREEKIALEELKRRHKVLVEEFVQIREEREITSKKRMEAEQEMVRMVRAATLIQAFWKGYLVRSLLRSKKKRGKGKAKGKEKGKQKGKEKGKGKK
- the IQCD gene encoding dynein regulatory complex protein 10 isoform X3; translated protein: MALDILAMAPLYQAPAITRIGPKTDPSKRPADPLKPLVPSRTKLTTIEAKRIMSILDEAINKVELVTLLSYVASNREDVEGVLGEDIMRAVREHEDLCQVLLENVRCLKEKERQLQEQEEAEEEGWLRDRLLSIELQKSSLSPLTQQIKDSTKNVLRLLLSNPQAARLLQMQTQSRSAEAQNFIDSLIELRGFLFEKLVTSPMEARHKAQFIQDINRQNSNNQQIIDTLENELAERMKNRNAEEELEDLEAVHREEKIALEELKRRHKVLVEEFVQIREEREITSKKRMEAEQEMVRMVRAATLIQAFWKGYLVRSLLRSKKKRGKGKAKGKEKGKQKGKEKGKGKK
- the IQCD gene encoding dynein regulatory complex protein 10 isoform X1, with protein sequence MALDILAMAPLYQAPAITRIGPKTDPSKRPADPLKPLVPSRTKLTTIEAKRIMSILDEAINKVELVTLLSYVASNREDVEGVLGEDIMRAVREHEDLCQVLLENVRCLKEKERQLQEQEEAEEEGWLRDRLLSIELQKSSLSPLTQQIKDSTKNVLRLLLSNPQAARLLQMQTQSRSAEAQNFIDSLIELRGFLFEKLVTSPMEARHKAQFIQDINRQNSNNQQIIDTLENELAERMKNRNAEVEKENFVIQELKNHLHQVLKFSENSLLRTKQEAEKQQKADFRASQARVAKIQQEILQLQSQFYNLVMENREAEQALRKKKYKVETEIENWIQKYDTEMGEKQEELEDLEAVHREEKIALEELKRRHKVLVEEFVQIREEREITSKKRMEAEQEMVRMVRAATLIQAFWKGYLVRSLLRSKKKRGKGKAKGKEKGKQKGKEKGKGKK